A stretch of Chloroflexota bacterium DNA encodes these proteins:
- a CDS encoding sugar transferase, which yields MNLLAKYRRYRALSLMASDAALIAIAILAAYWVRYIGEWIAPVDEANYVAFSEYAPSAAFLTLLLVIIYRAEGLYTPQRGLSWLDRVATIVRGTLVGVVALSFIFFFYRPAFYSRLMFGLMGVFIVIVLSLARLVLGMLLARLRRRGLGVDRLIIVGAGERSRALMRAIVARPELGYRIVGFLDDDPAGPATIGRFPALGVIDSLPAVLDAEGPDEVIVALPATDHQRILNVLDEAERRHIRVKVVPDLYELTLNRVAVDDINGIPLIGVREPTISGWNYALKRAIDILLSLVVLAILSPIFAAIALAIKLDSTGPVLFAQPRVGRAGRIFTCFKFRSMRLGADDELDKLMEQNEATGQLFKIKNDPRRTRVGSFIRRTSLDEFPQIINVLRGEMSWVGPRPPLPREVAQYEEWHKRRLEVAPGITGLWQVSGRSQLSFDEMVMLDLYYIENWSLALDLVIILRTVPSVLLAQGAY from the coding sequence ATGAACCTGCTTGCGAAGTACCGCCGCTACCGCGCCCTGTCACTGATGGCCAGCGACGCCGCGCTGATCGCCATCGCGATTCTGGCGGCGTACTGGGTGCGCTACATCGGCGAGTGGATCGCGCCGGTCGACGAGGCGAACTACGTCGCTTTCAGCGAGTACGCGCCGAGCGCCGCCTTTCTGACGCTGCTGCTCGTGATCATCTACCGCGCCGAGGGGCTTTACACGCCGCAGCGCGGCCTCTCCTGGCTCGACCGTGTCGCGACGATCGTGCGCGGCACGCTCGTCGGCGTCGTCGCGCTCTCGTTCATCTTCTTCTTCTACCGCCCCGCATTCTATTCGCGCCTGATGTTCGGGCTGATGGGCGTCTTCATCGTCATCGTCCTCTCGCTGGCGCGCCTGGTGCTGGGCATGCTGCTGGCCCGCCTGCGGCGGCGCGGCCTCGGCGTCGACCGGCTCATCATCGTCGGGGCAGGCGAGCGCAGCCGCGCGCTGATGCGCGCGATTGTGGCGCGGCCCGAGCTCGGCTACCGGATCGTCGGCTTCCTCGACGACGACCCGGCCGGCCCGGCGACCATCGGCCGCTTCCCGGCGCTCGGCGTGATTGACTCCCTGCCGGCCGTCCTCGATGCCGAAGGCCCGGACGAGGTCATCGTAGCGCTGCCGGCCACCGACCACCAGCGCATCCTGAACGTGCTGGATGAGGCCGAGCGGCGGCATATCCGCGTCAAGGTCGTGCCCGACCTGTACGAGTTGACGCTGAACCGCGTCGCCGTGGACGATATCAACGGCATCCCGCTGATCGGCGTGCGCGAGCCGACCATCAGCGGCTGGAACTACGCGCTCAAGCGCGCCATCGACATCCTGCTCTCGCTGGTCGTGCTGGCTATCCTGTCACCGATCTTCGCCGCGATCGCGCTGGCCATCAAGCTGGATTCGACCGGCCCGGTGCTGTTCGCGCAGCCGCGCGTCGGGCGCGCTGGGCGTATCTTCACCTGCTTCAAGTTCCGCTCGATGCGCCTGGGCGCCGACGACGAGCTCGACAAGCTGATGGAGCAGAACGAGGCGACCGGGCAACTGTTCAAGATCAAGAACGACCCGCGCCGCACGCGTGTCGGCAGCTTCATCCGCCGCACCTCGCTCGACGAGTTCCCGCAGATCATCAACGTCCTGCGCGGGGAGATGAGCTGGGTTGGGCCGCGCCCGCCGCTGCCGCGCGAGGTGGCCCAGTATGAGGAGTGGCACAAGCGCCGCCTCGAAGTCGCGCCGGGCATCACCGGCCTCTGGCAGGTCAGCGGCCGCTCGCAACTGTCATTCGACGAGATGGTCATGCTCGACCTCTACTACATCGAGAACTGGTCGCTGGCGCTCGACCTCGTCATCATCCTGCGCACCGTGCCGAGCGTCCTGCTGGCCCAAGGCGCGTACTAG
- a CDS encoding glycosyltransferase family 4 protein: MAVIGLNAQLLNLSASYRGAGIHRYIHQTLVNLPAVAPRHRFRVYLNDRQMQSPDPAMQLRRTRFPAQKPLPRIVWEQFALAAATYRDRLDLLHAMAFARPLVSHCPVVLTIYDMSFMRMPERFPAFQRAYLRLMTRWSARHAARIIVISQSTRNDVVHYCGVPAERVRVVYCAADAAFRPAARAAVEEFRTRNGLPAHFILYLGTLEPRKNVPALVRAYAQMRRRNGAGDAPKLVIAGAKGWGYDDVFAAAEQSGVRDDVIFAGFVPQDELPLWYNAADVFVYPSLYEGFGLPVLEAMACGTPAITSSVSSLPEVAGDAALTIAPDDSAALSDAMASALHDSGLRAGMRERGLRQASRFDWRTAALETARIYDEALAGTAPAADQR, encoded by the coding sequence ATGGCCGTCATCGGACTCAACGCGCAGTTGCTCAATCTGTCGGCCTCCTACCGGGGCGCAGGCATCCACCGCTATATCCACCAGACGCTGGTGAATCTGCCGGCGGTCGCGCCGCGCCACCGTTTCCGCGTCTACCTGAATGATCGGCAGATGCAGTCGCCGGATCCGGCGATGCAGTTGCGCCGCACGCGCTTCCCGGCGCAGAAACCGCTGCCGCGCATCGTCTGGGAGCAGTTCGCGCTGGCGGCCGCCACCTACCGCGACCGCCTCGACCTCCTGCACGCCATGGCCTTCGCCCGGCCGCTGGTGTCGCACTGCCCGGTCGTGCTGACGATCTACGACATGAGCTTCATGCGCATGCCGGAACGCTTCCCGGCGTTCCAGCGCGCCTACCTGCGGCTGATGACGCGCTGGTCGGCGCGCCATGCCGCGCGCATCATTGTCATCTCGCAGAGCACACGCAACGACGTCGTGCACTACTGCGGGGTGCCGGCCGAGCGCGTGCGGGTTGTCTACTGCGCCGCCGATGCGGCGTTCCGCCCGGCGGCGCGCGCTGCCGTCGAGGAATTCCGCACGCGCAACGGTCTGCCGGCGCACTTCATTCTGTATCTCGGCACGCTGGAGCCGCGCAAGAACGTGCCGGCGCTGGTGCGCGCGTACGCGCAGATGCGGCGCCGCAACGGCGCGGGCGACGCGCCCAAACTCGTCATCGCCGGCGCCAAAGGCTGGGGCTACGACGACGTCTTCGCCGCCGCGGAGCAGAGTGGCGTGCGCGACGACGTCATCTTCGCCGGCTTTGTGCCGCAGGACGAGCTGCCGCTCTGGTATAATGCGGCTGACGTGTTCGTGTATCCATCACTCTACGAGGGCTTCGGCCTGCCGGTGCTGGAGGCGATGGCGTGCGGCACCCCGGCGATCACGTCCAGCGTCTCGTCGCTGCCGGAAGTGGCTGGCGACGCCGCGCTGACCATCGCGCCGGACGACAGCGCGGCCCTGAGCGACGCTATGGCGTCGGCTCTGCACGACAGCGGGCTGCGCGCCGGTATGCGCGAGCGCGGCCTGCGGCAGGCGTCGCGTTTCGACTGGCGCACGGCTGCGCTGGAAACCGCGCGTATCTACGATGAAGCGCTCGCGGGGACGGCCCCCGCGGCGGACCAACGATGA
- a CDS encoding VOC family protein, with the protein MQIKHIGLVSVPVKDQDVAKAFYVDVLGFNVVMDGPFNHGARWIMLAPKGAETAITLVTWFPQMAPGSCQGLLFEVDDVAAAHAELAARGVKVNALDNAPWGAYFTFNDPDGNGLVMRQGPGRGG; encoded by the coding sequence ATGCAGATAAAGCATATCGGGCTCGTTTCGGTGCCAGTCAAGGACCAGGACGTCGCCAAGGCGTTCTACGTCGACGTGCTCGGCTTCAACGTAGTCATGGACGGCCCGTTCAACCACGGCGCGCGCTGGATCATGCTCGCGCCGAAAGGCGCCGAGACCGCGATCACGCTGGTGACCTGGTTCCCGCAGATGGCGCCCGGCTCCTGCCAGGGCCTGCTGTTCGAGGTCGACGACGTGGCTGCCGCGCACGCCGAACTGGCTGCGCGCGGGGTGAAGGTCAACGCGCTCGACAACGCGCCGTGGGGCGCGTATTTTACCTTCAACGACCCCGACGGCAACGGGTTGGTCATGCGCCAGGGCCCCGGCCGCGGGGGGTAG